A stretch of the Pan troglodytes isolate AG18354 chromosome 20, NHGRI_mPanTro3-v2.0_pri, whole genome shotgun sequence genome encodes the following:
- the ZNF549 gene encoding zinc finger protein 549 isoform X1, with translation MAEAALVNTPQIPMVTEEFVKPSQGHVTFEDIAVYFSQEEWGLLDEAQRCLYHDVMLENFSLMASVGCLHGIEAEEAPSEQTVSAQGVSQARTPKLGPSIPNAHSCEMCILVMKDILYLTEHQGTLPWQKPYTSVASGKWFSFGSNLQQHQNQDSGEKHIRKEESSALLLNSCKIPLSDNLFPCKDVEKDFPTILGLLQHQTTHSREEYAHRSRETFQQRRYKCEQVFNEKVHVIEHQRVHTGEKPCKRREYGKSLNSKYLFVEHQRTHNAEKPYVCNICGKSFLHKQTLVGHQQRIHTRERSYVCIECGKSLSSKYSLVEHQRTHNGEKPYVCNVCGKSFRHKQTFVGHQQRIHTGERPYVCMECGKSFIHSYDRIRHQRVHTGERAYQCSECGKSFIYKQSLLDHHRIHTGERPYECKECGKAFIHKKRLLEHQRIHTGEKPYVCIICGKSFIRSSDYMRHQRIHTGERAYECSDCGKAFISKQTLLKHHKIHTRERPYECSECGKGFYLEVKLLQHQRIHTREQLCECNECGKVFSHQKRLLEHQKVHTGEKPCECSECGKCFRHRTSLIQHQKVHSGERPYNCTACEKAFIYKNKLVEHQRIHTGEKPYECGKCGKAFNKRYSLVRHQKVHITEEP, from the exons ATGGCCGAGGCAGCGCTAGTGAATACGCCGCAG ATTCCCATGGTAACAGAAGAGTTTGTGAAACCATCACAG GGCCATGTGACCTTTGAGGATATTGCTGTGTACTTCTCCCAGGAGGAGTGGGGCCTCCTTGATGAAGCTCAAAGGTGCCTGTATCATGATGTGATGCTGGAGAACTTTTCGCTTATGGCCTCAGTAG gttGTTTGCATGGAATAGAGGCTGAGGAGGCCCCTTCTGAGCAGACTGTTTCTGCGCAAGGAGTGTCACAGGCCAGGACTCCAAAGCTAGGTCCTTCCATCCCAAATGCTCATTCTTGTGAGATGTGTATCCTGGTCATGAAAGACATTTTGTACCTCACTGAGCATCAGGGGACACTTCCCTGGCAGAAACCTTATACTTCTGTGGCCAGTGGGAAATGGTTTTCATTTGGTTCTAACCTGCAACAGCACCAGAACCAGGACAGTGGAGAGAAACACATCAGAAAGGAGGAGAGCAGTGCCTTGCTTCTGAATAGCTGCAAAATTCCTCTGTCAGACAATCTTTTCCCATGCAAAGATGTTGAGAAGGATTTTCCAACCATCCTGGGCCTTCTCCAACACCAGACCACCCACAGCAGAGAAGAGTATGCACATAGAAGCAGGGAGACCTTTCAACAAAGACGTTACAAATGTGAGCAAGTTTTCAATGAGAAAGTTCATGTTATTGAGCATCAGAGAGTCCACACTGGAGAAAAACCTTGTAAGCGTAGGGAATATGGGAAATCCTTGAACTCTAAATACTTATTTGTTGAACACCAGAGAACCCATAATGCAGAAAAGCCTTATGTGTGCAATATATGTGGGAAATCATTCCTCCATAAACAAACACTTGTTGGGCACCAGCAGAGAATTCACACTAGAGAAAGGTCTTATGTGTGCATCGAATGTGGGAAATCCTTGAGCTCCAAATACTCACTTGTGGAACACCAGAGAACCCATAATGGAGAAAAGCCTTATGTGTGCAATGTATGTGGGAAATCATTCCGCCACAAACAAACATTTGTTGGCCATCAGCAGAGAATCCACACTGGAGAGAGGCCTTATGTATGTATGGAATGTGGGAAATCTTTTATTCATTCCTATGACCGCATTCGACACCAGagagttcacactggagaaagggCTTATCagtgcagtgaatgtgggaaatcCTTCATATACAAACAGTCACTTCTTGATCACCATAGAATCCACACGGGAGAAAGGCCTTATGAGTGCAAagaatgtgggaaggccttcatTCACAAAAAAAGACTTCTTGAGCaccagagaattcatactggagaaaagcCTTATGTGTGCATCATATGTGGGAAATCATTTATCCGCTCGTCTGACTACATGCGACaccagagaattcacactggagaaagggCTTATGAATGCAGTgactgtgggaaagccttcatCTCCAAACAAACACTTCTTAAGCATCACAAAATCCACACTAGAGAAAGGCCTTATGAATGCAGTGAATGTGGAAAAGGCTTCTACCTTGAGGTTAAACTTCTTCAGCACCAAAGAATCCATACTAGAGAACAACTTTGTGAGTGCAATGAATGTGGAAAAGTCTTCAGCCACCAAAAAAGACTTCTTGAGCACCAGAAAGTTCACACTGGCGAAAAGCCCTGTgagtgcagtgaatgtgggaaatGCTTTAGACACCGCACCAGCCTCATTCAACACCAGAAAGTTCACAGTGGAGAGAGGCCTTATAACTGCACTGCATGTGAGAAGGCCTTTATCTATAAAAACAAACTTGTTGAGCATCAGCGAATCCACACCGGAGAAAAGCCGTATGAATGTGgtaaatgtgggaaagccttcaacAAAAGATATTCCCTTGTCAGGCACCAGAAGGTACATATAACAGAAGAGCCCTAG
- the ZNF549 gene encoding zinc finger protein 549 isoform X2: MAEAALVNTPQGHVTFEDIAVYFSQEEWGLLDEAQRCLYHDVMLENFSLMASVGCLHGIEAEEAPSEQTVSAQGVSQARTPKLGPSIPNAHSCEMCILVMKDILYLTEHQGTLPWQKPYTSVASGKWFSFGSNLQQHQNQDSGEKHIRKEESSALLLNSCKIPLSDNLFPCKDVEKDFPTILGLLQHQTTHSREEYAHRSRETFQQRRYKCEQVFNEKVHVIEHQRVHTGEKPCKRREYGKSLNSKYLFVEHQRTHNAEKPYVCNICGKSFLHKQTLVGHQQRIHTRERSYVCIECGKSLSSKYSLVEHQRTHNGEKPYVCNVCGKSFRHKQTFVGHQQRIHTGERPYVCMECGKSFIHSYDRIRHQRVHTGERAYQCSECGKSFIYKQSLLDHHRIHTGERPYECKECGKAFIHKKRLLEHQRIHTGEKPYVCIICGKSFIRSSDYMRHQRIHTGERAYECSDCGKAFISKQTLLKHHKIHTRERPYECSECGKGFYLEVKLLQHQRIHTREQLCECNECGKVFSHQKRLLEHQKVHTGEKPCECSECGKCFRHRTSLIQHQKVHSGERPYNCTACEKAFIYKNKLVEHQRIHTGEKPYECGKCGKAFNKRYSLVRHQKVHITEEP; encoded by the exons ATGGCCGAGGCAGCGCTAGTGAATACGCCGCAG GGCCATGTGACCTTTGAGGATATTGCTGTGTACTTCTCCCAGGAGGAGTGGGGCCTCCTTGATGAAGCTCAAAGGTGCCTGTATCATGATGTGATGCTGGAGAACTTTTCGCTTATGGCCTCAGTAG gttGTTTGCATGGAATAGAGGCTGAGGAGGCCCCTTCTGAGCAGACTGTTTCTGCGCAAGGAGTGTCACAGGCCAGGACTCCAAAGCTAGGTCCTTCCATCCCAAATGCTCATTCTTGTGAGATGTGTATCCTGGTCATGAAAGACATTTTGTACCTCACTGAGCATCAGGGGACACTTCCCTGGCAGAAACCTTATACTTCTGTGGCCAGTGGGAAATGGTTTTCATTTGGTTCTAACCTGCAACAGCACCAGAACCAGGACAGTGGAGAGAAACACATCAGAAAGGAGGAGAGCAGTGCCTTGCTTCTGAATAGCTGCAAAATTCCTCTGTCAGACAATCTTTTCCCATGCAAAGATGTTGAGAAGGATTTTCCAACCATCCTGGGCCTTCTCCAACACCAGACCACCCACAGCAGAGAAGAGTATGCACATAGAAGCAGGGAGACCTTTCAACAAAGACGTTACAAATGTGAGCAAGTTTTCAATGAGAAAGTTCATGTTATTGAGCATCAGAGAGTCCACACTGGAGAAAAACCTTGTAAGCGTAGGGAATATGGGAAATCCTTGAACTCTAAATACTTATTTGTTGAACACCAGAGAACCCATAATGCAGAAAAGCCTTATGTGTGCAATATATGTGGGAAATCATTCCTCCATAAACAAACACTTGTTGGGCACCAGCAGAGAATTCACACTAGAGAAAGGTCTTATGTGTGCATCGAATGTGGGAAATCCTTGAGCTCCAAATACTCACTTGTGGAACACCAGAGAACCCATAATGGAGAAAAGCCTTATGTGTGCAATGTATGTGGGAAATCATTCCGCCACAAACAAACATTTGTTGGCCATCAGCAGAGAATCCACACTGGAGAGAGGCCTTATGTATGTATGGAATGTGGGAAATCTTTTATTCATTCCTATGACCGCATTCGACACCAGagagttcacactggagaaagggCTTATCagtgcagtgaatgtgggaaatcCTTCATATACAAACAGTCACTTCTTGATCACCATAGAATCCACACGGGAGAAAGGCCTTATGAGTGCAAagaatgtgggaaggccttcatTCACAAAAAAAGACTTCTTGAGCaccagagaattcatactggagaaaagcCTTATGTGTGCATCATATGTGGGAAATCATTTATCCGCTCGTCTGACTACATGCGACaccagagaattcacactggagaaagggCTTATGAATGCAGTgactgtgggaaagccttcatCTCCAAACAAACACTTCTTAAGCATCACAAAATCCACACTAGAGAAAGGCCTTATGAATGCAGTGAATGTGGAAAAGGCTTCTACCTTGAGGTTAAACTTCTTCAGCACCAAAGAATCCATACTAGAGAACAACTTTGTGAGTGCAATGAATGTGGAAAAGTCTTCAGCCACCAAAAAAGACTTCTTGAGCACCAGAAAGTTCACACTGGCGAAAAGCCCTGTgagtgcagtgaatgtgggaaatGCTTTAGACACCGCACCAGCCTCATTCAACACCAGAAAGTTCACAGTGGAGAGAGGCCTTATAACTGCACTGCATGTGAGAAGGCCTTTATCTATAAAAACAAACTTGTTGAGCATCAGCGAATCCACACCGGAGAAAAGCCGTATGAATGTGgtaaatgtgggaaagccttcaacAAAAGATATTCCCTTGTCAGGCACCAGAAGGTACATATAACAGAAGAGCCCTAG
- the ZNF549 gene encoding zinc finger protein 549 isoform X3 translates to MQGHVTFEDIAVYFSQEEWGLLDEAQRCLYHDVMLENFSLMASVGCLHGIEAEEAPSEQTVSAQGVSQARTPKLGPSIPNAHSCEMCILVMKDILYLTEHQGTLPWQKPYTSVASGKWFSFGSNLQQHQNQDSGEKHIRKEESSALLLNSCKIPLSDNLFPCKDVEKDFPTILGLLQHQTTHSREEYAHRSRETFQQRRYKCEQVFNEKVHVIEHQRVHTGEKPCKRREYGKSLNSKYLFVEHQRTHNAEKPYVCNICGKSFLHKQTLVGHQQRIHTRERSYVCIECGKSLSSKYSLVEHQRTHNGEKPYVCNVCGKSFRHKQTFVGHQQRIHTGERPYVCMECGKSFIHSYDRIRHQRVHTGERAYQCSECGKSFIYKQSLLDHHRIHTGERPYECKECGKAFIHKKRLLEHQRIHTGEKPYVCIICGKSFIRSSDYMRHQRIHTGERAYECSDCGKAFISKQTLLKHHKIHTRERPYECSECGKGFYLEVKLLQHQRIHTREQLCECNECGKVFSHQKRLLEHQKVHTGEKPCECSECGKCFRHRTSLIQHQKVHSGERPYNCTACEKAFIYKNKLVEHQRIHTGEKPYECGKCGKAFNKRYSLVRHQKVHITEEP, encoded by the exons ATGCAG GGCCATGTGACCTTTGAGGATATTGCTGTGTACTTCTCCCAGGAGGAGTGGGGCCTCCTTGATGAAGCTCAAAGGTGCCTGTATCATGATGTGATGCTGGAGAACTTTTCGCTTATGGCCTCAGTAG gttGTTTGCATGGAATAGAGGCTGAGGAGGCCCCTTCTGAGCAGACTGTTTCTGCGCAAGGAGTGTCACAGGCCAGGACTCCAAAGCTAGGTCCTTCCATCCCAAATGCTCATTCTTGTGAGATGTGTATCCTGGTCATGAAAGACATTTTGTACCTCACTGAGCATCAGGGGACACTTCCCTGGCAGAAACCTTATACTTCTGTGGCCAGTGGGAAATGGTTTTCATTTGGTTCTAACCTGCAACAGCACCAGAACCAGGACAGTGGAGAGAAACACATCAGAAAGGAGGAGAGCAGTGCCTTGCTTCTGAATAGCTGCAAAATTCCTCTGTCAGACAATCTTTTCCCATGCAAAGATGTTGAGAAGGATTTTCCAACCATCCTGGGCCTTCTCCAACACCAGACCACCCACAGCAGAGAAGAGTATGCACATAGAAGCAGGGAGACCTTTCAACAAAGACGTTACAAATGTGAGCAAGTTTTCAATGAGAAAGTTCATGTTATTGAGCATCAGAGAGTCCACACTGGAGAAAAACCTTGTAAGCGTAGGGAATATGGGAAATCCTTGAACTCTAAATACTTATTTGTTGAACACCAGAGAACCCATAATGCAGAAAAGCCTTATGTGTGCAATATATGTGGGAAATCATTCCTCCATAAACAAACACTTGTTGGGCACCAGCAGAGAATTCACACTAGAGAAAGGTCTTATGTGTGCATCGAATGTGGGAAATCCTTGAGCTCCAAATACTCACTTGTGGAACACCAGAGAACCCATAATGGAGAAAAGCCTTATGTGTGCAATGTATGTGGGAAATCATTCCGCCACAAACAAACATTTGTTGGCCATCAGCAGAGAATCCACACTGGAGAGAGGCCTTATGTATGTATGGAATGTGGGAAATCTTTTATTCATTCCTATGACCGCATTCGACACCAGagagttcacactggagaaagggCTTATCagtgcagtgaatgtgggaaatcCTTCATATACAAACAGTCACTTCTTGATCACCATAGAATCCACACGGGAGAAAGGCCTTATGAGTGCAAagaatgtgggaaggccttcatTCACAAAAAAAGACTTCTTGAGCaccagagaattcatactggagaaaagcCTTATGTGTGCATCATATGTGGGAAATCATTTATCCGCTCGTCTGACTACATGCGACaccagagaattcacactggagaaagggCTTATGAATGCAGTgactgtgggaaagccttcatCTCCAAACAAACACTTCTTAAGCATCACAAAATCCACACTAGAGAAAGGCCTTATGAATGCAGTGAATGTGGAAAAGGCTTCTACCTTGAGGTTAAACTTCTTCAGCACCAAAGAATCCATACTAGAGAACAACTTTGTGAGTGCAATGAATGTGGAAAAGTCTTCAGCCACCAAAAAAGACTTCTTGAGCACCAGAAAGTTCACACTGGCGAAAAGCCCTGTgagtgcagtgaatgtgggaaatGCTTTAGACACCGCACCAGCCTCATTCAACACCAGAAAGTTCACAGTGGAGAGAGGCCTTATAACTGCACTGCATGTGAGAAGGCCTTTATCTATAAAAACAAACTTGTTGAGCATCAGCGAATCCACACCGGAGAAAAGCCGTATGAATGTGgtaaatgtgggaaagccttcaacAAAAGATATTCCCTTGTCAGGCACCAGAAGGTACATATAACAGAAGAGCCCTAG